Within the Clostridium scatologenes genome, the region TTGATGTCTGCTGAAATCGCTAAAAAGGCTATTGACTTTGTTATTAAAAAATCCGGTCCAAGAAAAAATATAGAAGTGGATTGGTTTGGTGGAGAACCACTTATGGCATTAAATGTTATAAAAGAAGTAATGGAATATACAAAAGAGCAGAAAAAAGTTCACAATAAAAATATAAGATTTACTATGACTACTAATGCTACATTACTAAATGATGAAATAATGGATTATCTTGATAAAAACATGGGAAATATTATTTTGAGCATAGATGGAAGAAAAGAAGTAAATGATAAAGTCAGAGTAAGAGTAGATGGAACGGGTTCCTATGACAGTATATTGCCTAAAATAAAAAAGATGGTTCAAATGAGAGACAAGTCAAAGCAATATTATGCAAGAGGAACATTTACAAGATGGAATACAGACTTTTTTGAAGATATAAAATTCATGGCAGATCAGGGATTTGATGAAATATCAATAGAACCTGTAGTACTTCCAAATGATCATCCACTTTCTCTTAGAGAAGAAGATTTACCTACAATATTTGAACAATATGATAAATTATATTTTGAAATGATTAAACGTCATAAAGAAGGTAAAGATTTTAGATTCTATCATTTTAATATAGATTTACAAGGTGGTCCTTGTGTATACAAAAGAATATCAGGTTGTGGAGCGGGACATGAATATGTGGCTATAACTCCAGAAGGAGATATATATCCTTGCCATCAATTTATTGGAAATGAAGATTTTAAATTGGGGAATTTATCAAGTGATGAAGAATTAAATACAGATATAGTAGACAAATTTAAAAATGCTCATATATATACTAAGCCTGAATGTAAAAAATGTTGGGCTAGATTTTATTGCAGTGGTGGATGTCAAGCTAATAATTACAATTTTAATGGTGATATGCATACACCATATTCATTAGGATGTAAGATGCAAAAAAAGAGAATTGAATGTGCTATAGCATTGAAAACAAAAATGATGGAATAGTTTTTTAAAAGTTTACATTTATAAATATTGACGGTATATTTTTTAAGTAATATAATGGCTAATGTAAATAGATGTAAATTATAAAAGTTAATTATTAACAAAGGAGGATAAAAATGAAAAATAAAGCAAAAAGCACTGTGCTGTTTGTTATATGTTTACTTCTTATAGGTTTTTTTGCTTACTCAGGAGTCTACGGGGCTACAGTTGGTGACTACAGGCTTAAGTCATTTGGCGAAGTTATAAATAGAGGACTTGATCTTCAAGGTGGAGTTTCAGTTTTGGAAGAAATTCAAGCTAGTAAAGTTGATCAAGCAACCTTTGACAAAACCGTAGAACTTTTATCTATGAGAGTTAACAAAATGGGAGTTAGTGAAACAACCGTTGTTAGAGAAGGACAGAAAAGGATAAGAATAGAAGTACCAGGAAAGTATGATGCCAAGTCTGTAATAGATGGCATAGCTAAAACTGGTGAACTTAAATTTGTAGGTCCAGATAAGCAAACTATACTTACAGGTAAAGATGTTAAGAATGCTGTATCTACTATAAGTTCAGAATCTCAAAAACCAGTAGTTACACTTGAACTTAATTCTTCAGGAACTAAAAAATTTGCAGATGCTACTCAGAAGTTTTTAGGTCAGAAAATAACAATTTATTTAGATGATCAGGTACTTACAGATCCAACTGTTAATGCTGTGATAACTAATGGTAAAGCAGAAATTGAAGGAACTAGAACATTAGAAGAAGCTAAGAGACAGGCTAATTTAATTAACTCTGGTGCACTACCTGTTACTGTTAAAGCAGTTGAATCTAAGGTAGTAGGAGCATCTCTTGGAGCTAATTCTCTTCCTTTAAGTATTTTAGCTGGTAAAATTGGTATAGGATTAGTAATATTATTTATGATATTATATTACAGAGTTCCAGGATTCATTGCAGGGTTAGCACTAATAGTATATATTTATTTATTACTTTTGGCTTTTGCTACAGTAGGTGTAACCTTGACATTATCAGGTATAGCAGGTTTCCTACTTACAGTAGGTATGGCGGTAGATGCTAATGTGCTCATATTTGAAAGAATGAAGGAAGAATTAAAAGGCGGAAAATCAATAAAATCATCTATAGATGCAGGTTTCCATAGAGCTATGACTTCAGTAATAGATTCACATGTAACTACTATAGTTGCAGGAATAGTTCTTTATGGATTGGGTTCTGGTACAGTAAAAGGCTTTGCATTAACACTAGTTATAGGTGTTGCCTTAAGTTTGTTTACAGCAACAACTGTAACAAGAACTTTAATAAAACTTGCAGCAGGTATGGGATGGTTCTATCATAAATGGACAATAGGAACCTTTGGAGTACATGACTTCAGAAGGGGGGCAAAACAGCATGTTTAAAATTATAGAAAAAACTAAAATATGGTTTGCCATATCTTCAATTATAATACTCATAGGACTTTTTACAGCTGCTACTAAAGGTTTGGAATTTGGGTTGGATTTTAAAGGCGGTACTGTTCTTGAAATAAGTATAGGAAAAGCTTTTGATAAGGCTGATATAGATAGCATAGTAAAAAAGTATGATTCGGAGTTTCAATCTAATAAGGTTAATAATACTTCTATAGAAATAAAAAGTGCTAAGTTAAATAATGAAAATATAGCTGAAATTGTTAAGGCTGTTAAGGCTAAATATAAAGACAGCAGCGTTACAAATCAAGAAAATATAGGTGCTTCAATAGGTGCAGAAACTAGAATGAAGGCTTATCAGGCTATTGCTTTATCAGCGGTAGCAATGCTTATATATGTAGCATTTAGATTTGAATTTACATTTGGATTAGCAGCAATTCTTTCGCTTATTCACGATGTTTTAATTATGTTTTCATTTTATGCAGTGTTTAGAATACCTATAGATTCAATGTTTGTTGCTGCTATGTTAACAGTTATAGGTTATTCTATAAATGATACAATAGTTGTTTTTGATAGAATAAGAGAAAATCATAAGTACATGAGAGGATCAAGTGTTATAGAACTTAGTAATGCCAGTATAACTCAAACATTGGCAAGATCTATAAATACAGTACTTACAGTTTTAATAATGCTTGTAGCTATTTATATATTTGTACCAGGTATAAGAAACTTCTCAGAGCCACTTTTAGTAGGTATTACATCAGGATGTTATTCATCAATATTCATAGCTACTCCATTCTGGGTAATATTAAAGAAACATATGGGTAAGAATAGAAATTCAGCTGCAAAAAAATTAAAGACAGCAAAATAAAGAAATTTCTTTAAAATATTAGTTTGTTATGATAAAATAAAAAATCTAGAGTATATGTAACTCTAGATTTTTTTATTGTTAATAATCTCTTTATAAAGTATTTGTAAAATGCGACAATATCAATTATAATATATATGCTTTCGATAAATTTGGAGGATTTTATTATGGAGATACAAGAAAGAAATATGCAGTATTCTAGAGTTTCAGATGCTCAGGATCCTTTTTTGTTAAAAGGGATGAAAGAAGCATTAAAAAGAATTATAAAGGCAGTAAATGAAAGAGAAAAGATAGTTATTTATGGCTACTATGACTTAGATGGTATAACAGCTGTTTCTTTGTTGTTGCTAGTTTTAAAGTATTTAAATGCAGATGTGGAATATGTTGTTCCTGAAAGTATGGATGAATATTTTGGTATAGATTCTGATATTATAAAAAACCATGTAAAATTTTTAGGAGCAAGGCTTATTATTACAGTAGGGTGTGGGGTGAATTCTGTTTCACAGGTTGAACTCTGTAAGGAACTAGGCATAGATGTAATAATAACTGATTATCATGAATGTTCTAAGGTACTTCCTGAAACTATTATTGTAAATCCAAATCAAGAAGGCTGTAAATATACTTTTAAAGATTTAACAGCAGTAGGAATAGCATTTAAATTAGCACAATCTATATCTATGTATTATCAAATGAAGTGTATAAGTAAATATTTAGATTTAGTTATGATAGGTATAATTTCGAGAAATATAAACTTGACTGGTGAAAATAAAATTATGGTTAGTCAAGGAATGTATCATTTGAATTATACCAATAATTATGGTCTTAAAGCTTTAATCAAAATCCATAATATTGTAAATATAAATAAAGAAAGCATATGTAAATTAGCATATAATATTGTACCAGTATCAAAGAGTATCAGAAATGTAGATAATGCAAGAATAGCGGTAGAATTGTTTACCACTGCTAGTATGGATAGAGCTGAGCAGATAGCAAAATATTTAAAAAATGAAACTAAAGGAAATGAGTTGTGCATTTCTTGAAAGGTATTTAAAATTTTTGATATATGTCAATAATTAATAAATAATATGAAAATTACAAATTAAGGTATATAATATAATTGTATTTATCATTAAGGGGGAGAATATACGTGGACTTGAAGGAAAAGGTAAGAGTAATAGATGGTTTTCCAAAAGAAGGAATAAGTTTTAAAGATGTAACTACTTTATTGCAGGATAAAGATGCATTTAAATACACTGTGGATAAAATTGTAGAGTATTTAAAGGACAAGAAAATTGATGTGGTGGTTGGCCCTGAAGCCAGAGGGTTTCTATTTGGAGCACCAGTAGCATATGCCTTAGGAGCTGGATTTGTACCTGTAAGAAAAAAAGGAAAACTTCCATATGACACTATTAGTGTAAATTATGATTTAGAATATGGCAGCGACGAATTAGAGATACATAAAGATAGCATAAAGAAAAATCAAAGAATTGCCATAGTAGATGACTTATTAGCTACAGGAGGAACTATTGGTTCTGTTGCTAAATTGGTAGAACAACTAGGTGGAGAAGTTGTAACTGTGGATTTTGTCATGGAATTAACTGATTTAAATGGAAGAGAAAAGTTAAAAAAATACGATATAATGTCTTTAATTAAATACAATGTTTAAATAAATTGCAACTTTCTACAGTATATAATATAATATTAATAAAAAATAATGGCTGGTTTTTAACCAGCCATTGATTTTAGAGGAGTAGGAGTAGTAGCATGCTAAAAAAATTAATAGAAAAAATAGACAAAAATTGCATTAATGTAGATAAAAAAATGGTAGAAAAGGCTTATAATTTAGCTGATGAGGCACATAAAAAACAAAAAAGAGAATCCGGAGAACCGTATATAATGCACCCTGTAGAAGTAGCATGCATATTAGCTGAGATGGGCATGGATACTAGTACTATAACAGCAGGACTACTCCACGATGTAATAGAAGATACGGAATATACTTATGAAGACATTTGTAATGAGTTTAGTGTAGAAGTTGCAAATTTAGTTGATGGTGTAACTAAACTTGGGAAAATACAGTATAAAACAAAAGAAGAACAGCAGGCAGATAATGTTAGAAAGATGCTTCTTGCTATGGCAAAGGATATAAGAGTCATACTTATAAAATTGGCAGATAGAATGCATAATATGAGAACTTTAAAGTATATGCCTGTAGAAAAACAAAAGGAAAAAGCTAAGGAAACCTTTGATATATATGCTCCACTTGCTCATAGATTAGGTATGTCAAAAATAAAATGGGAATTGGAAGATTTAGCATTTAGATATATAAATCCTAATGAATATTATTTTATAGTAAGAAAGATTTCAGAAAAAAGAGAAGAAAGAGAAGAATATATAGGTGAAGTAATACAGCAGCTTGAAAACAATTTAGATAGGGCTGGAATATCATCAGAGATAGATGGAAGACCGAAACATTTTTATAGTATATATAGAAAGATGGTTAATAAAAATAAGACTATAGATCAAATTTTTGATTTAACAGCAGTTAGAATACTTGTAGAAACTGTAAAGGACTGTTATGCTGCATTAGGAATAGTACATACTATATATAAGCCTATACCAGGCAGATTTAAGGATTATATTGCTATGCCTAAACCTAATATGTATCAATCTCTTCATTCTACAGTTATAGGACCTCAGGGAAAACCATTTGAAATACAAATTAGAACCTTTGCAATGCATAAAACTGCTGAATATGGTATAGCTGCTCATTGGAAGTATAAAGAAGGGGTAGAGACAGCAGATGATATAGATAAAAAGCTTACATGGCTTAGAGAAATATTGGAGTGGCAGAGAGAAACTTCAGATGCGGAAGAATTTATGGAAGGGTTTAAAATAGACTTGTTTTCTGATGAGGTATTTGTATTTACTCCAAAAGGTACTGTAATAAACTTACCTTATGAGGCAACACCAATAGACTTTGCCTATAAAATTCATACAGACATAGGAAATAGGTGTATAGGAGCAAAAGTAAGTGGAAAAATGGTTCCTCTTGATTATCATTTAAAAACAGGAGAAATTGTTGAAATATTGGCATCAACTACACCAAAGGGTCCAAGTATAGATTGGCTCAGCATTGTTAAAAGTAATCAAGCTAAGAGTAAAATAAGAGCTTGGTTCAAAAAAGCAAAAAGAGAAGAAAATATAGTAAAAGGTAAGGATTTACTTGAAAAAGAAACTAAGAAACAAGGATATAATTTTGGAGAATTTGCTAAAGGTGAAATACTAGAAACTACACTTAAAAGATATAATATGAATTCTATAGATGATTTGTATGCAGCTGTAGGGGTTGGAGCTATTATTCAATCTAATGTGGTTTTGAAGTTAAAAGAGCTTTACTTAAAAAACAATAAACATGAAGTTGACGATTGGAAAGCAGTAGAAGAACAATTAAATAAAAATAGTAAGCAAAATAAACCAAAGAAAGATCAGCCAGGCATAATAGTAAAAGGTGAAAGTAACTTACTTGTAAGATTTGCAAAATGCTGCAATCCAGTTCCAGGTGATGAGATAGTTGGTTATATAACTAAGGGGAGAGGTGTCTCAATTCACAGAAAAGACTGTAAGAATGTGGACTTTTTATTAAAAAATGAAGATAATAAGTTGGTTGAAGTAAGTTGGGGAAGACCTAAGGGAGCTGAATATATAGCTGAAATTGAAATTAGTGCAGAGGATAGAGAAGGAATATTGGCAGAGGCTATGGAAATTATAAGTAATAGCAATACTTATTTATATGCTGTAAATGCAAAGCCTCCTAAAAATGGAATTGCCACTATAAATATAAAGTTAAAAATATCTAGTATAGATGATTTAAAGCTTGTTATGAAAAAGATAAAGAGAATCAGAAATGTTATTGATGTTTATAGAACTAAAAATTAAATTTATAATGCTTAAGGAGTGATTTTAATGCGTGCTGTAGTACAGAGGGTTAAGTATTCTAAGGTAGAAATAAATGGAGAAGTAGTTGGAGAAATAAATAAAGGTTTAAATGTTTTACTTGGGATATCAAGGGAAGATACACAGGAACATATAACTTATTTAAAAGACAAAATTTTAAATTTGAGGATATTTGAAGATGAGAATGGAAAATTGAATAAGTCTCTTCTAGATGTAGGAGGAGAATTATTAATAATATCACAATTTACTTTATATGGAGATTGTAGAAAAGGCAGAAGACCAAGTTTTATAGAAGCATTAGGTGGGGATGAGGCAGAAAAAATGTATGAGGAATTTGTGAGACAATGTAGAGAAACTGTACCTAAGGTGGAGACAGGAAGATTTGGTGCAGACATGTTAGTAAGTATAGAAAATGATGGTCCCGTTACGTTAATGATAGATAGTAATAAAACTTTTTAAATGTAAAGAAGGAGGTTATATCAATGTCAATGAAAATAAAAAGAATTCCTGCGGGAGTTTATGCGGCAAACTGTTATATAGTAATAGATGAAGAAACTAAAGATTGTGTTGTAATGGACCCAGGTGGAGATGAAGAAGATTTAATAAAAGCGATAAAAAAAGAAAATGTTCAGGTTAAATATATATTGCTTACTCATGGTCATGCAGATCATACTGGTGCTGCACTAAGGTTAAAAAAAGATTTTAATGCACCTTTATGTATAAATAGTGAAGATTATGAGCTAATAAGTAAAGGTGCATTTATGTATGGAGACATTGTTAATAATATAGATCAATATATAAAAGAGGGAGATATTTTTAAGGTTGGAAATATGGATATAAAATGTATTCATACGCCAGGACATACGCCAGGAGGAGTTTGTTTCTTAATTGAAGATTCAGTATTTACAGGAGATACATTATTTGCAGGTTCTATAGGAAGAACAGATTTTCAAGGAGGAAACTTTGATGCAATAATAAAGAGCATTAAAGAAAAACTTATGGTGCTAAGTGATGAAATTAAAGTTTTCCCAGGTCATGGACCAGAAAGTACCATAGGAAAAGAAAGATTACACAATCCATTTTTATAGGGTTTACTTGGTGGAGAATTTTTAATTCTCCATTTTTAAAGAGGAGAATATGTAGTAATGAAAATTAAAGTAAAATTGAATAACATGGATTATAGATATGATGTGTACCATATGATCAGCATGTTTTATAAATTTTTAGATATCAGTTTTGTAGAAGATGATTGGGATATTTGTATAAAAATTCAACAAAATAGCATTGATATTTTACAAGAACATGAAATAGAAACATTTAAATTTTCAAATGGAGAAACTATAAAATCAGGAATTAAAAAGGCAATTTTTAAATATTTACATAAAAAAACTGGAAAAGAACTTCCTTGGGGAACTTTAATAGGTATAAGACCAAGCAAGATAGCTTTAGAGCTGATAAACCAAGGGAAAGATGATGAATATATAATTAATTATTTTAGTGAACATTCTCTTGTTAAGAAGAACAAGGCAGAACTTTGTATTGATATAGCAAAATCAGAAAAAAGTTTGGTTAACAAGGATAAAAATACTATTAGTGTATATGTTGGCATGCCATTTTGCCCCACAAGGTGTCTTTATTGTTCATTTACTTCCAATCCTATCAAGGGATGCAAAAATGTAGTGGAACCATATTTGAAAAGTTTGTGTTATGAAATAGAAAAGACAGCGGAATACATAAGAACAAAAGGACTTAAAATTCAATGTGTATATTTTGGAGGAGGAACGCCTACTTCAATTAATGATGAACAATTTGAAAAAATTATGGAACATATATATAATAGTTTTATACGCAAAAATAGTATAGAAGAATTTACAGTAGAATGTGGTAGACCAGATAGTATAACTTCAAGTAAGCTGAATACTATGAAAAAGTATAATGTGCACAGAATTAGTATAAATCCTCAAACTATGAATGATGATACTTTAAAGCTTATAGGAAGAAAACATACTGTTAAAGATGTAATAGATAAATTTAAAATGGCAAGAGAGTTTGGTTTTAATCATATAAATATGGATATTATAGTAGGGCTTCCTGGCGAAGTATTAAAGCATGTAAAGAAAACTTGTGAGGAAATA harbors:
- the scfB gene encoding thioether cross-link-forming SCIFF peptide maturase; its protein translation is MADIHKFVQGGEHYVIDVNSGTVHIVDKLVYDILDDKKLEEKQIVKNRLKNVYKQEEIEEAYDEIKELMEQEVLYSKDLYEDIALNSNKTPSYIKALCLNVAHDCNLRCKYCFADEGDYKGCRELMSAEIAKKAIDFVIKKSGPRKNIEVDWFGGEPLMALNVIKEVMEYTKEQKKVHNKNIRFTMTTNATLLNDEIMDYLDKNMGNIILSIDGRKEVNDKVRVRVDGTGSYDSILPKIKKMVQMRDKSKQYYARGTFTRWNTDFFEDIKFMADQGFDEISIEPVVLPNDHPLSLREEDLPTIFEQYDKLYFEMIKRHKEGKDFRFYHFNIDLQGGPCVYKRISGCGAGHEYVAITPEGDIYPCHQFIGNEDFKLGNLSSDEELNTDIVDKFKNAHIYTKPECKKCWARFYCSGGCQANNYNFNGDMHTPYSLGCKMQKKRIECAIALKTKMME
- the secD gene encoding protein translocase subunit SecD — protein: MKNKAKSTVLFVICLLLIGFFAYSGVYGATVGDYRLKSFGEVINRGLDLQGGVSVLEEIQASKVDQATFDKTVELLSMRVNKMGVSETTVVREGQKRIRIEVPGKYDAKSVIDGIAKTGELKFVGPDKQTILTGKDVKNAVSTISSESQKPVVTLELNSSGTKKFADATQKFLGQKITIYLDDQVLTDPTVNAVITNGKAEIEGTRTLEEAKRQANLINSGALPVTVKAVESKVVGASLGANSLPLSILAGKIGIGLVILFMILYYRVPGFIAGLALIVYIYLLLLAFATVGVTLTLSGIAGFLLTVGMAVDANVLIFERMKEELKGGKSIKSSIDAGFHRAMTSVIDSHVTTIVAGIVLYGLGSGTVKGFALTLVIGVALSLFTATTVTRTLIKLAAGMGWFYHKWTIGTFGVHDFRRGAKQHV
- the secF gene encoding protein translocase subunit SecF produces the protein MFKIIEKTKIWFAISSIIILIGLFTAATKGLEFGLDFKGGTVLEISIGKAFDKADIDSIVKKYDSEFQSNKVNNTSIEIKSAKLNNENIAEIVKAVKAKYKDSSVTNQENIGASIGAETRMKAYQAIALSAVAMLIYVAFRFEFTFGLAAILSLIHDVLIMFSFYAVFRIPIDSMFVAAMLTVIGYSINDTIVVFDRIRENHKYMRGSSVIELSNASITQTLARSINTVLTVLIMLVAIYIFVPGIRNFSEPLLVGITSGCYSSIFIATPFWVILKKHMGKNRNSAAKKLKTAK
- a CDS encoding DHH family phosphoesterase, with product MEIQERNMQYSRVSDAQDPFLLKGMKEALKRIIKAVNEREKIVIYGYYDLDGITAVSLLLLVLKYLNADVEYVVPESMDEYFGIDSDIIKNHVKFLGARLIITVGCGVNSVSQVELCKELGIDVIITDYHECSKVLPETIIVNPNQEGCKYTFKDLTAVGIAFKLAQSISMYYQMKCISKYLDLVMIGIISRNINLTGENKIMVSQGMYHLNYTNNYGLKALIKIHNIVNINKESICKLAYNIVPVSKSIRNVDNARIAVELFTTASMDRAEQIAKYLKNETKGNELCIS
- a CDS encoding adenine phosphoribosyltransferase; protein product: MDLKEKVRVIDGFPKEGISFKDVTTLLQDKDAFKYTVDKIVEYLKDKKIDVVVGPEARGFLFGAPVAYALGAGFVPVRKKGKLPYDTISVNYDLEYGSDELEIHKDSIKKNQRIAIVDDLLATGGTIGSVAKLVEQLGGEVVTVDFVMELTDLNGREKLKKYDIMSLIKYNV
- a CDS encoding RelA/SpoT family protein yields the protein MLKKLIEKIDKNCINVDKKMVEKAYNLADEAHKKQKRESGEPYIMHPVEVACILAEMGMDTSTITAGLLHDVIEDTEYTYEDICNEFSVEVANLVDGVTKLGKIQYKTKEEQQADNVRKMLLAMAKDIRVILIKLADRMHNMRTLKYMPVEKQKEKAKETFDIYAPLAHRLGMSKIKWELEDLAFRYINPNEYYFIVRKISEKREEREEYIGEVIQQLENNLDRAGISSEIDGRPKHFYSIYRKMVNKNKTIDQIFDLTAVRILVETVKDCYAALGIVHTIYKPIPGRFKDYIAMPKPNMYQSLHSTVIGPQGKPFEIQIRTFAMHKTAEYGIAAHWKYKEGVETADDIDKKLTWLREILEWQRETSDAEEFMEGFKIDLFSDEVFVFTPKGTVINLPYEATPIDFAYKIHTDIGNRCIGAKVSGKMVPLDYHLKTGEIVEILASTTPKGPSIDWLSIVKSNQAKSKIRAWFKKAKREENIVKGKDLLEKETKKQGYNFGEFAKGEILETTLKRYNMNSIDDLYAAVGVGAIIQSNVVLKLKELYLKNNKHEVDDWKAVEEQLNKNSKQNKPKKDQPGIIVKGESNLLVRFAKCCNPVPGDEIVGYITKGRGVSIHRKDCKNVDFLLKNEDNKLVEVSWGRPKGAEYIAEIEISAEDREGILAEAMEIISNSNTYLYAVNAKPPKNGIATINIKLKISSIDDLKLVMKKIKRIRNVIDVYRTKN
- the dtd gene encoding D-aminoacyl-tRNA deacylase, whose protein sequence is MRAVVQRVKYSKVEINGEVVGEINKGLNVLLGISREDTQEHITYLKDKILNLRIFEDENGKLNKSLLDVGGELLIISQFTLYGDCRKGRRPSFIEALGGDEAEKMYEEFVRQCRETVPKVETGRFGADMLVSIENDGPVTLMIDSNKTF
- a CDS encoding MBL fold metallo-hydrolase: MKIKRIPAGVYAANCYIVIDEETKDCVVMDPGGDEEDLIKAIKKENVQVKYILLTHGHADHTGAALRLKKDFNAPLCINSEDYELISKGAFMYGDIVNNIDQYIKEGDIFKVGNMDIKCIHTPGHTPGGVCFLIEDSVFTGDTLFAGSIGRTDFQGGNFDAIIKSIKEKLMVLSDEIKVFPGHGPESTIGKERLHNPFL
- a CDS encoding coproporphyrinogen III oxidase, with product MKIKVKLNNMDYRYDVYHMISMFYKFLDISFVEDDWDICIKIQQNSIDILQEHEIETFKFSNGETIKSGIKKAIFKYLHKKTGKELPWGTLIGIRPSKIALELINQGKDDEYIINYFSEHSLVKKNKAELCIDIAKSEKSLVNKDKNTISVYVGMPFCPTRCLYCSFTSNPIKGCKNVVEPYLKSLCYEIEKTAEYIRTKGLKIQCVYFGGGTPTSINDEQFEKIMEHIYNSFIRKNSIEEFTVECGRPDSITSSKLNTMKKYNVHRISINPQTMNDDTLKLIGRKHTVKDVIDKFKMAREFGFNHINMDIIVGLPGEVLKHVKKTCEEISKLSPDSVTVHGMSVKRASKLHENIVNNIEFSIPEQEELNLMYEETVKLAEKLNIKPYYMYRQKNMVGNMENIGYAKSSKEGLYNIQIIEEVQTIIACGADAATKVVFLDENRIERHANVKDVREYINRTEEMVEKKIKLLNTRYK